A window of Rhododendron vialii isolate Sample 1 chromosome 13a, ASM3025357v1 contains these coding sequences:
- the LOC131313440 gene encoding 15.4 kDa class V heat shock protein, with the protein MSSSSQKAMDLSTLHPSYWASLLSSPFLFPYHSIPENYIHWTETPESHIYSREILCLVGVSGVRKEEIRVEMEDSIYLVIRTESATGESTEPAKSFMRKFRLPGAVDVNGISAGYENGVLTVTVPRSFVRRGFFIEPADLPQRLELLARAA; encoded by the exons ATGTCCTCTTCTTCCCAGAAAGCAATGGACCTCTCAACACTACATCCTTCCTACTGGGCTTCACTCCtttcctctccctttctctttccTTATCACTCCATCCCCGAAAACTACATCCACTGGACCGAAACCCCGGAGTCTCACATCTACTCGCG TGAAATCCTGTGTTTGGTTGGTGTGTCAGGTGTTAGGAAAGAGGAGATAAGAGTAGAAATGGAGGACTCAATTTACCTCGTGATCCGAACCGAGTCGGCGACCGGTGAGTCCACGGAGCCCGCGAAGAGCTTCATGAGGAAATTCCGGCTGCCTGGTGCGGTGGATGTCAATGGGATCTCGGCTGGGTATGAAAATGGTGTGCTGACTGTTACAGTGCCAAGGTCTTTTGTGAGGAGGGGATTCTTTATTGAACCAGCCGACTTGCCTCAGCGCCTAGAACTTCTGGCTAGGGCTgcttga